A single window of Zea mays cultivar B73 chromosome 10, Zm-B73-REFERENCE-NAM-5.0, whole genome shotgun sequence DNA harbors:
- the LOC103641645 gene encoding putative magnesium transporter MRS2-D isoform X1: protein MQPQQPRPGRQKLRASAPHRTDQPPAQRAPSCTYTYVHMAASTRRRHGAAAPGEWAAVSGAGAWRVEEVGKHQLMRRTGLPARDLRALDPALQFYYHPCSIVGRDRAVVVNLERARAVITATEVLVPAPRDPAVAPLFRSLRARLVASSAPAASPASAPPPEAFEEDEAAEDGGGALPPSPGGVGGGKDGQASARDKLPPFEFRALEVCLEFSCKSLEHETCTLEEEAYPALDELSSNISTLTLERVRQIKSRLLAISGRVQKVRDELEHLLDADVDMAAMHLSDKLAADGQSSRCNTNSEPNEFDEERDREAEAGDASSEGANGSGTGTSVGFTPKIDELENLLEAYFVQADGTLNKLSTLREYVDDTEDYINVMLDDKQNQLLQVGILLSTATLVMSVAIAITGVFGMNITIPLYNAPTGVFWQVTGGLVVATAAVYVVALICYKRSGILQ from the exons aTGCAGCCACAGCAGCCCCGACCCGGACGTCAAAAGCTTAGGGCGAGCGCTCCCCATCGCACCGATCAGCCGCCTGCACAGCGCGCTCCTAGCTGTACGTATACGTACGTCCACATGGCGGCGTCCACGCGCCGGAGGCAcggggcggcggcgccgggggagTGGGCGGCGGTGTCCGGCGCGGGCGCGTGGCGCGTCGAGGAGGTCGGGAAGCACCAGCTGATGCGGCGCACGGGGCTCCCCGCGCGCGACCTCCGCGCGCTCGACCCGGCGCTGCAGTTCTACTACCACCCGTGCAGCATCGTGGGCCGGGACCGCGCCGTCGTTGTCAACCTGGAGCGCGCCCGCGCCGTCATCACGGCCACCGAGGTGCTCGTCCCGGCGCCGCGGGACCCCGCCGTCGCGCCGCTATTCCGCAGCCTCCGCGCGCGCCTGGTCGCCTCCTCGGCCCCAGCTGCCTCGCCCGCGTCCGCGCCGCCGCCGGAAGCCTTT GAGGAGGACGAGGCCGCGGAGGATGGAGGCGGTGCACTGCCGCCGAGCCCCGGTGGAGTAGGAGGCGGCAAGGACGGGCAAGCGTCTGCACGCGACAAGCTCCCGCCGTTCGAGTTCAGGGCGCTCGAGGTGTGCCTCGAGTTCTCATGCAAGTCACTTGAACATGAG ACTTGTACACTGGAGGAGGAGGCGTACCCAGCTTTAGACGAGCTCAGCTCCAACATCAGCACTCTCACTCTGGAGCGTGTGAGGCAGATAAAGAGCCGGTTGCTTGCCATCTCGGGGAGAGTTCAGAAG GTCAGGGATGAACTAGAACACTTGCTAGACGCTGACGTGGATATGGCCGCCATGCACCTATCCGACAAGCTAGCCGCTGATGGCCAGTCATCGAGATGCAACACCAACAGCGAACCAAACGAATTCGACGAAGAGAG GGACCGAGAAGCCGAAGCAGGCGACGCGAGCTCCGAGGGCGCCAATGGCAGCGGGACTGGGACCTCCGTCGGCTTCACGCCCAAAATCGACGAGCTGGAGAACCTTCTGGAAGCCTACTTCGTGCAGGCCGACGGCACCCTGAACAAGCTCTCCACT CTGCGCGAGTACGTGGACGACACGGAGGACTACATCAACGTCATGCTGGACGACAAGCAGAACCAGCTGCTGCAGGTGGGGATCTTGCTGTCGACGGCCACGCTGGTGATGAGCGTCGCCATCGCGATCACGGGCGTCTTCGGCATGAACATCACGATCCCGCTCTACAATGCTCCTACAGGAGTCTTCTGGCAGGTCACCGGCGGCCTCGTCGTTGCCACCGCCGCCGTCTACGTCGTCGCGCTGATCTGCTACAAGAGGAGCGGTATACTGCAGTGA
- the LOC103641645 gene encoding putative magnesium transporter MRS2-D isoform X2, giving the protein MQPQQPRPGRQKLRASAPHRTDQPPAQRAPSCTYTYVHMAASTRRRHGAAAPGEWAAVSGAGAWRVEEVGKHQLMRRTGLPARDLRALDPALQFYYHPCSIVGRDRAVVVNLERARAVITATEVLVPAPRDPAVAPLFRSLRARLVASSAPAASPASAPPPEAFEDEAAEDGGGALPPSPGGVGGGKDGQASARDKLPPFEFRALEVCLEFSCKSLEHETCTLEEEAYPALDELSSNISTLTLERVRQIKSRLLAISGRVQKVRDELEHLLDADVDMAAMHLSDKLAADGQSSRCNTNSEPNEFDEERDREAEAGDASSEGANGSGTGTSVGFTPKIDELENLLEAYFVQADGTLNKLSTLREYVDDTEDYINVMLDDKQNQLLQVGILLSTATLVMSVAIAITGVFGMNITIPLYNAPTGVFWQVTGGLVVATAAVYVVALICYKRSGILQ; this is encoded by the exons aTGCAGCCACAGCAGCCCCGACCCGGACGTCAAAAGCTTAGGGCGAGCGCTCCCCATCGCACCGATCAGCCGCCTGCACAGCGCGCTCCTAGCTGTACGTATACGTACGTCCACATGGCGGCGTCCACGCGCCGGAGGCAcggggcggcggcgccgggggagTGGGCGGCGGTGTCCGGCGCGGGCGCGTGGCGCGTCGAGGAGGTCGGGAAGCACCAGCTGATGCGGCGCACGGGGCTCCCCGCGCGCGACCTCCGCGCGCTCGACCCGGCGCTGCAGTTCTACTACCACCCGTGCAGCATCGTGGGCCGGGACCGCGCCGTCGTTGTCAACCTGGAGCGCGCCCGCGCCGTCATCACGGCCACCGAGGTGCTCGTCCCGGCGCCGCGGGACCCCGCCGTCGCGCCGCTATTCCGCAGCCTCCGCGCGCGCCTGGTCGCCTCCTCGGCCCCAGCTGCCTCGCCCGCGTCCGCGCCGCCGCCGGAAGCCTTT GAGGACGAGGCCGCGGAGGATGGAGGCGGTGCACTGCCGCCGAGCCCCGGTGGAGTAGGAGGCGGCAAGGACGGGCAAGCGTCTGCACGCGACAAGCTCCCGCCGTTCGAGTTCAGGGCGCTCGAGGTGTGCCTCGAGTTCTCATGCAAGTCACTTGAACATGAG ACTTGTACACTGGAGGAGGAGGCGTACCCAGCTTTAGACGAGCTCAGCTCCAACATCAGCACTCTCACTCTGGAGCGTGTGAGGCAGATAAAGAGCCGGTTGCTTGCCATCTCGGGGAGAGTTCAGAAG GTCAGGGATGAACTAGAACACTTGCTAGACGCTGACGTGGATATGGCCGCCATGCACCTATCCGACAAGCTAGCCGCTGATGGCCAGTCATCGAGATGCAACACCAACAGCGAACCAAACGAATTCGACGAAGAGAG GGACCGAGAAGCCGAAGCAGGCGACGCGAGCTCCGAGGGCGCCAATGGCAGCGGGACTGGGACCTCCGTCGGCTTCACGCCCAAAATCGACGAGCTGGAGAACCTTCTGGAAGCCTACTTCGTGCAGGCCGACGGCACCCTGAACAAGCTCTCCACT CTGCGCGAGTACGTGGACGACACGGAGGACTACATCAACGTCATGCTGGACGACAAGCAGAACCAGCTGCTGCAGGTGGGGATCTTGCTGTCGACGGCCACGCTGGTGATGAGCGTCGCCATCGCGATCACGGGCGTCTTCGGCATGAACATCACGATCCCGCTCTACAATGCTCCTACAGGAGTCTTCTGGCAGGTCACCGGCGGCCTCGTCGTTGCCACCGCCGCCGTCTACGTCGTCGCGCTGATCTGCTACAAGAGGAGCGGTATACTGCAGTGA